The following proteins are encoded in a genomic region of Planctomycetota bacterium:
- a CDS encoding NAD(P)H-dependent oxidoreductase, giving the protein MAAPKILAFAGSTRAGSFNRMLLRPAVEAARRAGGEVTEIDLRDFPLPLYDGDLEAREGLPENAHRLRAMFRAHRGLLIASPEYNSSVSGVLKNAIDWVSRPQPGEPPLACFQGKVAALLSASTGALGGVRGLAALRSILGNIKVLVLPDQVTVPQAAEAFTPEGALRDPKRREAVERLAAELVGIVARLSPP; this is encoded by the coding sequence GTGGCCGCGCCGAAAATTCTCGCGTTCGCCGGAAGCACGCGCGCCGGGTCGTTCAACCGGATGCTCCTCCGGCCGGCCGTTGAGGCGGCACGGCGGGCCGGCGGGGAAGTCACGGAGATCGACCTGCGGGACTTTCCGCTTCCGCTCTACGACGGGGACCTCGAGGCGCGGGAAGGATTGCCCGAGAACGCGCACCGGCTGCGGGCGATGTTCCGGGCGCATCGGGGGCTTCTGATCGCCTCGCCGGAGTACAACAGCTCCGTTTCCGGCGTTCTCAAGAACGCGATCGACTGGGTGTCCCGGCCGCAGCCGGGGGAGCCGCCGCTGGCGTGTTTCCAGGGGAAAGTCGCCGCGCTTCTGTCGGCCTCGACCGGAGCGCTGGGCGGCGTCCGGGGCCTGGCGGCCCTGCGTTCGATTCTGGGAAACATCAAGGTGCTCGTTCTGCCCGACCAGGTGACGGTGCCGCAGGCGGCGGAAGCGTTCACGCCCGAAGGCGCCCTCCGCGATCCCAAGCGCCGGGAAGCGGTCGAGCGCCTGGCGGCGGAACTGGTTGGGATCGTCGCCCGCCTGAGCCCTCCGTGA
- a CDS encoding secondary thiamine-phosphate synthase enzyme YjbQ yields the protein MKSYREYLWFETRERVEFVNITPQVEEAVRKSGVREGLVLVNAMHITASVFINDDERGLHEDFRKFLEGLCPYAPTSRWRHNDTGEDNADAHLKRQLFGREVVVAITEGRLDFGPWEQIFYGEFDGRRRKRVLVKVIGE from the coding sequence GTGAAATCCTATCGGGAGTATCTCTGGTTCGAGACGCGCGAGCGGGTCGAGTTCGTCAACATCACCCCGCAGGTCGAAGAGGCCGTGCGCAAGAGCGGCGTCCGGGAGGGGCTCGTCCTCGTCAACGCCATGCACATCACCGCCAGCGTCTTCATCAACGACGACGAGCGGGGGCTGCATGAGGACTTCCGGAAGTTCCTGGAGGGGCTTTGTCCGTACGCGCCCACGTCCCGCTGGCGCCACAACGACACGGGGGAGGACAACGCGGACGCGCATCTCAAGAGGCAGCTCTTCGGACGGGAGGTCGTCGTGGCGATCACGGAGGGCCGGCTGGATTTCGGTCCCTGGGAGCAGATTTTCTACGGCGAGTTCGACGGACGCCGACGCAAGCGCGTCCTCGTCAAGGTGATCGGGGAGTGA
- a CDS encoding molybdenum cofactor biosynthesis protein MoaE translates to MFKVTTDPLSLDEAWAAVRRPDCGAVAVFLGTVRDHHEGRRVERLSYTAFSEMAEKEFARIAREARGRWPVGEIHVVHRVGRLEVGEASVIVAVSAPHRAEAFEACRFVIEELKKTAPIWKEEFYAGGGKAWVSGTGPEAR, encoded by the coding sequence ATGTTCAAGGTCACGACGGATCCTCTTTCCCTGGACGAGGCATGGGCCGCCGTGCGGCGGCCGGACTGCGGCGCGGTGGCCGTGTTTCTCGGGACGGTGCGCGATCATCACGAAGGGCGTCGCGTGGAGCGCCTGTCCTACACCGCGTTCTCCGAGATGGCCGAAAAGGAATTCGCCCGGATCGCCCGCGAGGCGCGCGGCCGGTGGCCCGTCGGCGAGATCCATGTGGTCCACCGCGTGGGGCGCCTGGAGGTGGGCGAGGCGAGCGTGATCGTGGCGGTTTCCGCCCCCCACCGGGCGGAGGCGTTCGAGGCCTGCCGGTTCGTCATCGAGGAGCTCAAGAAGACCGCCCCCATCTGGAAAGAGGAGTTCTACGCCGGCGGCGGCAAAGCCTGGGTGAGCGGAACGGGTCCGGAGGCCCGGTGA
- a CDS encoding MoaD/ThiS family protein, with the protein MKLTVRLFGPLAERAGLSQLEVSVDGSTVADVAAAVARKLPGLRLDRAVRYAVNTDYAELDAPVREGDVVSLIPPVGGG; encoded by the coding sequence ATGAAGCTCACGGTCCGGCTTTTCGGTCCGCTCGCGGAGCGGGCGGGCCTCTCGCAGCTGGAGGTTTCCGTAGACGGCTCGACGGTCGCCGACGTCGCCGCCGCGGTCGCGCGGAAGCTTCCCGGACTTCGGCTCGACCGGGCCGTCCGCTACGCCGTCAATACGGACTACGCCGAGCTCGATGCTCCGGTGCGCGAGGGGGACGTCGTCAGTCTCATCCCGCCGGTGGGAGGCGGTTGA
- a CDS encoding cellulose synthase family protein, which translates to MKSLLALPVAGSGHTLGLVIMYVYFAVLGLLCLYGLHRYIMVYLYYRHARRAPRITKTFDSLPAVTVQLPIYNELYVAERLIDAACAIDYPRDRLQIQVLDDSTDETRDVARRKVEEWRARGVDIDYIHRADRTGYKAGALDHGLKTARGEFVAIFDADFVPNADFLHRTVHYFTDPKVGCVQARWGHLNKDYSLLTRLQSIFLDGHFVMEHAARNRSGRFFNFSGTAGIWRKSAIDDAGGWQHDTLTEDLDLSFRAQIRGWKFVFVPDVVTPAELPVEMNGFKSQQHRWVKGSIQTSKKLLKDVVRAPIPLHVKAEGILHLTGNTAYLLTLFLALIMFPVTYFRPKLEMQTSVVLELVVFALATFSVCVFYLCSQAELYGWRGVLGTIFYTPMLLCVGIGMCLSNARAVIEGFLTRGGEFVRTPKYAIRRGGDTFVGKKYKVSLKKVLPFLELLLGAGFGWVIYYSFRHGMYGAIPFQALFLVGFLYVALLSLFQGRLMSR; encoded by the coding sequence GTGAAGTCGCTCCTGGCGCTTCCGGTGGCGGGCTCGGGCCACACCTTGGGTCTCGTCATCATGTACGTCTACTTCGCGGTGCTCGGGCTTCTCTGCCTCTACGGACTGCACCGCTACATCATGGTCTATCTCTACTACCGCCACGCGCGGCGCGCGCCCCGGATCACGAAGACGTTCGACTCCCTCCCCGCCGTGACCGTTCAGCTGCCGATCTACAACGAACTCTACGTCGCCGAGCGCCTCATCGACGCCGCCTGCGCGATCGACTATCCCCGCGACCGCCTTCAGATCCAGGTCCTGGACGACTCGACCGACGAGACCCGCGACGTCGCGCGCCGCAAAGTCGAGGAGTGGCGCGCCCGGGGCGTCGACATCGACTACATCCACCGGGCGGACCGGACGGGGTACAAGGCCGGCGCCCTCGACCACGGACTTAAGACCGCGCGGGGCGAATTCGTCGCCATCTTCGACGCGGACTTCGTCCCCAACGCGGACTTCCTCCACCGCACCGTGCACTACTTCACCGACCCCAAGGTCGGCTGCGTCCAGGCGCGCTGGGGACATCTCAACAAGGACTACTCGCTTCTGACGCGGCTCCAGTCCATTTTCCTCGACGGCCATTTCGTGATGGAGCACGCGGCGCGGAACCGTTCCGGCCGCTTCTTCAACTTCTCGGGCACGGCGGGCATCTGGAGAAAATCCGCCATCGACGACGCCGGGGGCTGGCAGCACGACACCCTTACCGAGGACCTCGACCTCAGCTTCCGCGCCCAGATCCGCGGCTGGAAGTTCGTCTTCGTGCCCGACGTCGTCACTCCCGCGGAACTCCCCGTCGAGATGAACGGCTTCAAGAGCCAGCAGCACCGATGGGTCAAGGGCTCCATCCAGACCTCGAAGAAGCTCCTCAAGGACGTCGTCCGCGCGCCCATCCCGCTGCACGTCAAGGCGGAAGGAATCCTCCACCTGACGGGGAACACCGCCTATCTCCTCACCCTCTTCCTCGCGCTCATCATGTTTCCCGTGACCTACTTCCGCCCGAAGCTCGAGATGCAGACGAGCGTCGTCCTGGAGCTCGTGGTCTTCGCTCTGGCGACCTTCTCCGTCTGCGTCTTCTACCTCTGCTCGCAGGCGGAGCTCTACGGGTGGCGGGGCGTTCTCGGCACGATCTTCTACACGCCGATGCTCCTCTGCGTGGGCATCGGCATGTGCCTCTCGAACGCGCGGGCCGTGATCGAGGGGTTCCTGACCCGCGGGGGCGAGTTCGTCCGGACGCCCAAGTACGCCATCCGCCGCGGCGGGGACACCTTCGTGGGCAAGAAATACAAGGTGTCCCTGAAGAAAGTCCTGCCGTTCCTGGAACTCCTCCTGGGGGCGGGCTTCGGCTGGGTGATTTACTACTCCTTCCGGCACGGGATGTACGGCGCGATCCCCTTCCAGGCGCTCTTCCTCGTCGGCTTCCTCTACGTGGCGCTCCTCTCCCTCTTCCAGGGGCGCCTGATGTCGCGCTGA
- a CDS encoding NAD-dependent epimerase/dehydratase family protein, translated as MKILLTGGAGFIGSHLLERLLARGDDVAVLDDFNDYYDPAVKRRNLPARGGFRLYERDIRDAADVVAAERPDAVVHLAARAGVRPSLENPALYESVNVGGTLALLEACRRAGVGRFLFASSSSVYGDAPVPFREDFEPLEPVSPYGVTKLLGEHYVRIYARLHGIRATCLRFFTVYGPRQRPDMAIPKFTAALLRGEEIPFYGDGSTERDYTYITDILQGILAALDRPEPFEVYNLGESRTVSLARLVELLGELTGRVPRLRRLPEQPGDARRTFASIEKARARLGYAPRVPLEEGLREFVRWYRERA; from the coding sequence ATGAAGATCCTCCTCACCGGAGGCGCGGGCTTCATCGGCTCGCACCTTCTCGAGCGGCTCCTGGCGCGCGGCGACGACGTCGCGGTCCTCGACGACTTCAACGACTACTACGACCCCGCCGTCAAGCGCCGGAACCTTCCGGCGCGCGGCGGGTTCCGGCTCTACGAACGGGACATCCGCGACGCCGCCGACGTCGTCGCCGCCGAGCGCCCCGATGCGGTCGTGCATCTGGCGGCCCGGGCGGGCGTGCGCCCTTCCCTCGAAAACCCGGCGCTCTACGAATCCGTCAACGTCGGAGGCACGCTCGCGCTCCTTGAAGCCTGCCGCCGCGCGGGCGTCGGCCGCTTCCTCTTCGCCTCGAGCTCCTCCGTCTACGGCGACGCGCCCGTCCCCTTCCGCGAGGACTTCGAACCCCTCGAGCCCGTCTCCCCCTACGGAGTCACCAAGCTCCTCGGCGAACATTACGTGCGGATCTACGCGCGCCTCCACGGGATCCGCGCCACCTGCCTGCGCTTCTTCACGGTGTACGGCCCCCGCCAGCGGCCCGACATGGCCATCCCCAAGTTCACCGCCGCCCTCCTCCGGGGGGAGGAAATCCCCTTCTACGGCGACGGGTCCACGGAGCGCGACTACACGTACATCACCGACATCCTCCAGGGGATCCTCGCGGCGCTCGACCGCCCCGAGCCTTTCGAGGTCTACAATCTCGGAGAGTCCCGCACGGTGTCGCTGGCCCGTCTCGTCGAGCTTCTCGGAGAGCTGACCGGCCGCGTCCCCCGCCTGAGGCGCCTCCCCGAGCAGCCCGGGGACGCGCGGCGCACCTTCGCCTCGATCGAGAAAGCCCGCGCGCGGCTGGGATACGCCCCGCGCGTGCCCCTCGAAGAAGGCCTGCGGGAATTCGTGCGCTGGTACCGGGAACGGGCCTGA